The following proteins are encoded in a genomic region of Streptomyces collinus Tu 365:
- a CDS encoding GNAT family N-acetyltransferase — protein MSQSNRARHGRPAHHWRRDLVELAALFTAVAVADAVANLIGHGPDGPALLVISALALAATAGFHTWWARRHGHAPPPAGDTGARPAAEGRPAGHSPEAGRSERDGDAASTLWRMRTTVKDEPGSLASLCAALAGRRVDILSLQTHPLADGTVDEFLLRAPGSLTADEITRAVSLAGGVSTWIERADAHDLVDAPTRVLGLATRTALDPAELPLALRQLLGRCTIRSLPAKPAGGGRGPEPVPVEGALEDTVMRLRAPEGGVITVERAYLPFTPTEFARARALVELDSRLGPRIPDGQHVLTLPEGNDIMVRRVDTGDLAAARAMHERCSRRTLDMRYHGPVGDADRYLNHLLSPRFGRTLAAQTPSGRVVGLGHLLWDGDETEVALLVEDAWQRRGVGAELLGRLVAMAVEAGCESVYAVTQASNTGMVAAMRGLGLPLDYQIEEGTLVVTARLGAAATPALPPHDATAQHLGGRGHRD, from the coding sequence ATGTCTCAGTCGAACCGGGCCCGGCACGGACGGCCCGCGCACCACTGGCGGCGCGATCTCGTCGAGCTCGCCGCCCTGTTCACGGCGGTCGCGGTGGCGGACGCGGTGGCGAACCTGATCGGGCACGGGCCCGACGGTCCGGCGCTGCTGGTGATCTCGGCCCTGGCGCTGGCCGCGACGGCGGGCTTCCACACCTGGTGGGCCCGCCGCCACGGCCACGCACCGCCGCCCGCCGGCGATACCGGCGCCCGGCCGGCCGCCGAGGGGCGGCCGGCCGGGCACTCGCCGGAGGCCGGCCGCTCGGAGCGGGACGGGGACGCGGCGAGCACGTTGTGGCGGATGCGGACGACGGTGAAGGACGAGCCGGGCTCGCTGGCCTCGCTGTGCGCGGCCCTGGCCGGGCGGCGGGTCGACATCCTGAGCCTGCAGACGCACCCGCTCGCCGACGGCACGGTCGACGAGTTCCTGCTGCGCGCACCGGGGTCGCTGACGGCGGACGAGATCACCCGGGCGGTCTCGCTGGCCGGGGGCGTGTCCACATGGATCGAGCGGGCCGACGCCCACGACCTGGTGGACGCACCGACCCGGGTACTGGGTCTCGCCACGCGCACCGCACTGGACCCGGCGGAACTGCCCCTTGCCCTGCGGCAGTTGCTCGGCCGGTGCACGATCCGTTCGCTGCCCGCGAAGCCGGCCGGGGGTGGTCGCGGGCCGGAGCCGGTGCCGGTGGAGGGCGCCCTGGAGGACACCGTCATGCGGCTGCGGGCACCGGAGGGCGGTGTGATCACCGTCGAGCGGGCGTACCTGCCGTTCACCCCGACCGAGTTCGCGCGGGCCAGGGCCCTGGTGGAGCTGGACAGCCGGCTCGGACCGCGCATCCCGGACGGCCAGCACGTGCTGACGCTGCCCGAGGGGAACGACATCATGGTGCGCCGGGTGGACACCGGTGACCTGGCGGCGGCCCGGGCGATGCACGAGCGGTGCTCCAGGCGCACCCTCGACATGCGGTACCACGGGCCCGTGGGCGATGCCGACCGCTACCTGAACCACCTGCTCAGCCCCCGCTTCGGGCGGACCCTGGCCGCGCAGACGCCCTCGGGGCGCGTCGTCGGCCTCGGCCATCTGCTGTGGGACGGCGACGAGACGGAGGTCGCCCTGCTCGTCGAGGACGCCTGGCAGCGGCGCGGGGTCGGCGCCGAACTGCTGGGCCGGCTGGTGGCGATGGCGGTGGAGGCGGGCTGCGAGAGCGTGTACGCGGTGACGCAGGCGTCCAACACCGGCATGGTGGCCGCGATGCGCGGCCTCGGGCTCCCCCTGGACTACCAGATCGAGGAGGGCACCCTGGTGGTCACCGCCCGCCTCGGCGCCGCAGCGACACCCGCGCTGCCGCCGCACGACGCGACCGCGCAGCACCTCGGCGGCCGGGGTCACCGCGACTGA